A genome region from Planctomycetota bacterium includes the following:
- the kdsB gene encoding 3-deoxy-manno-octulosonate cytidylyltransferase codes for MSVSTIIIPARLASTRLPRKLMLRETGKTLIQHTYEAAQQARKPRAICVATDHEEIAREVRSFGGLAEMTDPNAASGTDRVAELARRMTDVDIFCNVQGDEPELDGATIDLAIGLLEEHPDVPMATLATPIRDRAKLNDPACVKVVCDSRGRALYFSRAPIPWAREWDDRLLAAEPPHFFQHLGLYAYRREFLLELARLPPAPVEQIEKLEQLRVLHAGFDILVGRVDEPTIGIDTPEDYRAFVERYKRK; via the coding sequence ATGTCCGTTAGCACGATTATCATCCCGGCGCGCCTGGCCAGCACGCGGCTGCCGCGCAAGCTCATGCTGCGCGAGACCGGCAAGACGCTGATCCAGCACACCTACGAAGCGGCTCAGCAGGCGCGCAAGCCGCGCGCCATCTGCGTGGCCACCGATCACGAGGAGATCGCGCGCGAGGTCCGCTCGTTCGGCGGGTTGGCCGAGATGACCGACCCAAACGCCGCCAGCGGGACCGATCGGGTGGCGGAGTTGGCGCGGCGGATGACCGACGTCGACATTTTCTGCAACGTCCAGGGAGACGAGCCAGAGTTGGACGGCGCGACGATCGATCTGGCGATTGGCCTGCTGGAAGAACATCCCGACGTGCCGATGGCCACGCTGGCCACGCCGATTCGCGACCGGGCCAAGCTGAACGATCCGGCCTGCGTGAAGGTCGTGTGCGACTCGCGGGGCCGGGCGTTGTACTTCAGCCGCGCGCCGATCCCCTGGGCCCGCGAATGGGACGATCGATTGCTAGCGGCCGAGCCGCCCCACTTTTTTCAACACCTGGGGCTGTACGCCTATCGCCGCGAGTTTCTCTTGGAACTGGCTAGGCTGCCGCCAGCGCCGGTCGAGCAGATCGAAAAGCTCGAACAGTTACGCGTGCTGCACGCTGGTTTCGACATCCTGGTCGGCCGCGTCGACGAACCCACGATCGGGATCGACACGCCCGAAGACTACCGGGCATTTGTCGAGCGTTACAAACGCAAGTAG
- a CDS encoding trypsin-like peptidase domain-containing protein encodes MLIQGVRRALFSLLCVGLFSGALQAEYRLWKAANGGFSAEAEFVGLKDANTVTLKMKAGGFLKDIPLGVLSTSDQQFIRTATGGGASVADAAPVAKAPTKGAAAALEKEALTTDTAKEAAGLYRIFLAEPGISSDDRIAATARQPYWEDLAAKNFVRLGTKWVPFEDAQKLRKQAAKLIQQSAELLRLNQDQMAHAKLKEASAIDPGGISADFIIGVVYALALRNYSKSSEHFEIALRRDPGNVALLNNLALTEIRTGEPRGAIMHWRKALSISTDQAVVHNIGRLIDQAGRGSVRNVPKSSIAELTAVYSDLLASGKVKGADKARGWQYMLVPIKSPEELEAQEETANSAPPEPGPDDQKLPGVIAGSGTGFVVAKNYILTNRHVAAEGIAFQIQDPVDRNKFHVATRKAVSTEADLAILHCPTLEAPPLSIEPKLPGRGTDVMLFGFPVSDMLGSSLKATRGALVSPPDPKINGMMLYDATSNPGNSGGPLCNAQGAVIGIHCAGMRFSSNYAAGLPIDTAMAFMKANIPDFEAQAPGTAVLPWPEVDQKVSPSTVLILIRMRTYNLGLAQRVGKDFLEDRWCNTCNGFGKVKCPVNNCGQGTVPSIQVRNLGDRVESVPIRVPCNNCGGDGAVTCRACGGGKLDSTIGR; translated from the coding sequence ATGCTTATCCAGGGAGTTCGTCGCGCGCTGTTTTCCCTATTGTGCGTAGGTCTTTTCTCGGGAGCGTTACAAGCCGAGTACCGCCTGTGGAAAGCAGCCAACGGCGGCTTTTCGGCCGAGGCAGAGTTCGTCGGACTGAAGGACGCGAACACCGTCACGCTCAAGATGAAAGCGGGCGGGTTCCTCAAGGACATCCCGCTCGGCGTCTTGTCGACGTCCGATCAGCAGTTCATTCGCACTGCGACGGGGGGCGGCGCGTCGGTGGCCGATGCGGCCCCCGTTGCCAAAGCGCCCACTAAAGGCGCCGCCGCGGCGCTCGAGAAAGAAGCCCTGACCACCGACACGGCCAAGGAAGCGGCGGGACTCTACCGCATCTTCCTCGCCGAACCAGGCATTTCGTCCGACGATCGGATTGCGGCCACGGCGCGGCAACCGTACTGGGAAGACCTGGCCGCCAAGAATTTTGTGCGGCTCGGCACCAAGTGGGTTCCCTTTGAGGACGCACAAAAGCTGCGCAAGCAGGCGGCCAAGCTGATCCAACAAAGCGCCGAGTTGCTGCGTCTGAATCAGGATCAGATGGCGCACGCCAAACTGAAGGAGGCCAGCGCCATCGACCCGGGCGGAATCTCGGCCGACTTCATCATCGGCGTGGTCTACGCCTTGGCCCTGCGCAACTACAGCAAGTCGAGCGAGCATTTCGAGATTGCGCTGCGCCGCGACCCGGGTAACGTGGCCCTGCTGAACAATCTGGCCCTCACCGAGATTCGCACCGGCGAGCCGCGCGGCGCGATCATGCACTGGCGCAAAGCGTTGTCGATTTCCACCGATCAGGCGGTGGTCCACAACATCGGCCGGCTGATCGACCAGGCCGGACGTGGTTCGGTGCGCAACGTGCCCAAGTCTTCGATTGCCGAATTGACCGCGGTGTACAGCGATCTGTTGGCCTCGGGCAAAGTCAAGGGGGCTGACAAGGCTCGCGGCTGGCAGTACATGCTGGTGCCGATCAAGTCGCCGGAAGAACTCGAAGCTCAAGAAGAGACGGCCAACAGCGCCCCGCCCGAGCCGGGGCCGGATGACCAGAAGCTGCCCGGCGTGATCGCCGGCAGCGGCACCGGTTTTGTCGTGGCCAAGAACTACATCCTGACCAATCGGCACGTGGCGGCCGAGGGGATTGCCTTCCAGATTCAAGACCCCGTCGATCGGAACAAGTTCCACGTCGCCACGCGCAAGGCCGTTTCGACCGAGGCCGACCTGGCGATTCTGCATTGCCCCACGCTCGAAGCGCCGCCTTTGTCGATCGAGCCCAAGCTGCCCGGTCGCGGCACCGATGTGATGTTGTTCGGCTTTCCGGTCTCGGACATGCTGGGCTCGTCGCTCAAGGCAACGCGCGGCGCGCTGGTTTCGCCGCCGGATCCCAAGATCAACGGCATGATGCTGTACGATGCCACCAGCAATCCCGGCAACAGCGGCGGCCCGCTTTGCAACGCGCAAGGAGCGGTGATCGGCATCCACTGTGCCGGCATGCGGTTCAGCAGCAACTATGCCGCCGGGCTGCCCATCGATACGGCGATGGCGTTTATGAAGGCCAACATTCCCGACTTCGAAGCCCAGGCGCCCGGGACCGCGGTCTTGCCCTGGCCCGAGGTCGATCAGAAGGTCAGCCCCTCGACCGTGCTGATTCTGATCCGCATGCGGACCTACAATTTGGGCCTGGCCCAGCGCGTCGGCAAAGACTTCCTCGAAGACCGCTGGTGCAACACTTGCAATGGCTTTGGCAAGGTCAAATGCCCGGTCAACAACTGCGGCCAGGGAACGGTGCCATCGATCCAAGTGCGCAACCTGGGCGACCGGGTCGAGTCGGTGCCCATTCGCGTTCCCTGCAACAATTGCGGCGGCGACGGTGCGGTCACCTGCCGTGCCTGCGGCGGCGGCAAGCTCGATTCAACCATCGGGCGCTAA
- the glmS gene encoding glutamine--fructose-6-phosphate transaminase (isomerizing) gives MCGIVGYVGLKSCQDFLLQGLRRLEYRGYDSSGVVTVRHDGLFDLAKAAGRIDRLAARLNALPVAGSLGIGHTRWATHGPATDENAHPHVGGNDLVAVCHNGVIENYRPIKESLEAAGYQFRSATDTEVVAHLIAHCLEKELTDVERPVDPHADDTAPYVRAVTEALTRLHGTYGLAVVFRDQPELLIAARLGSPLVVGVGEHEHFIASDPAALAGYTDQIVFLADHELAVITPDNLQVLNREQGIVSPEVQTLQMQAVEVGLEGYDHYMLKEIYEQPETLRNAMRGRLNVDDATAHFGGLNLSPQQLRGINRLVLTACGTSWHAALVGEYLIEELARIPVEVEYASELRYRNPPLDDHTLFFAITQSGETADTLAALREMKRKGHPTLAISNVVGSTIAKEADGGIYLHAGPEIGVASTKAFTSQCAVLAMLALYFGRMRHLSHAAGMRIIEQLQALPVRVAEALDCNDQVRRIAEKYCECRNFLYLGRQFLFPTALEGALKLKEISYLHAEGYPAAEMKHGPIALVDEQTPSVFLTPHGAVFDKVMSNMEEIKARGGPVIAVTCQAGTRAADLADDVIVVPTVEDFLQPIITSVPLQLLAYHVALLRGCDVDRPRNLAKSVTVE, from the coding sequence ATGTGTGGCATCGTCGGATACGTCGGTCTGAAGTCCTGCCAGGACTTCCTGCTGCAAGGGCTGCGTCGCCTGGAATATCGGGGTTACGACAGTTCGGGCGTTGTGACGGTTCGACATGACGGTTTGTTCGATCTGGCCAAAGCGGCGGGCCGAATCGACCGACTGGCTGCGCGCCTGAATGCGTTGCCGGTGGCGGGGTCGTTGGGCATCGGTCACACCCGCTGGGCCACGCACGGCCCGGCCACCGACGAGAACGCCCATCCGCACGTCGGCGGTAACGACCTGGTGGCCGTCTGCCATAACGGTGTGATCGAGAACTATCGCCCGATCAAGGAATCGCTCGAGGCGGCTGGCTACCAGTTCCGCTCGGCCACCGATACCGAAGTCGTCGCGCACCTGATTGCCCACTGCCTGGAAAAGGAATTGACCGACGTCGAACGTCCGGTCGATCCGCATGCGGACGACACCGCCCCTTACGTGCGCGCCGTGACCGAGGCGCTGACGCGGCTGCACGGCACCTATGGCCTGGCCGTGGTGTTTCGCGATCAGCCCGAGTTGCTGATTGCGGCCCGCTTGGGCAGCCCGCTGGTCGTCGGCGTCGGCGAGCACGAACATTTTATCGCCAGCGACCCGGCCGCGTTGGCCGGCTACACCGATCAGATCGTGTTCTTGGCCGATCACGAACTGGCCGTCATCACCCCGGACAACTTGCAGGTGCTCAATCGCGAGCAGGGGATCGTTAGCCCCGAGGTTCAGACCCTGCAGATGCAAGCCGTCGAGGTCGGACTCGAAGGCTACGACCATTACATGCTCAAGGAGATCTACGAGCAGCCCGAGACGTTGCGGAACGCCATGCGTGGCCGCTTGAACGTGGACGACGCGACGGCCCACTTTGGCGGGCTGAATCTGTCGCCGCAGCAACTGCGCGGCATCAATCGGCTGGTGCTGACCGCCTGTGGCACGAGCTGGCACGCGGCTTTGGTGGGCGAGTACCTGATCGAAGAGCTGGCCCGGATTCCGGTCGAAGTCGAATACGCCAGCGAACTGCGGTATCGCAATCCGCCGCTCGACGACCACACCCTGTTTTTCGCCATCACGCAAAGTGGCGAGACGGCCGACACGCTGGCCGCGCTGCGCGAAATGAAGCGCAAGGGTCACCCCACGCTGGCGATCTCGAATGTGGTGGGCAGCACCATCGCCAAGGAAGCCGACGGAGGCATTTACCTGCACGCCGGTCCCGAGATTGGCGTGGCGTCGACCAAGGCGTTCACGTCGCAGTGCGCGGTGCTGGCGATGTTGGCTCTGTACTTCGGTCGCATGCGCCACCTGAGCCATGCGGCCGGCATGCGCATTATCGAACAACTGCAAGCCTTGCCCGTGCGAGTGGCCGAGGCGCTCGATTGCAACGACCAGGTCCGCCGCATTGCCGAGAAATATTGCGAGTGCCGGAACTTCCTCTACCTGGGACGCCAGTTCCTGTTCCCGACGGCGCTCGAAGGGGCGTTGAAGCTCAAGGAAATCAGCTATCTCCACGCCGAGGGTTACCCGGCGGCCGAGATGAAGCACGGGCCGATCGCATTGGTCGACGAACAGACGCCGAGCGTGTTCCTGACCCCGCACGGGGCGGTATTCGACAAGGTGATGTCGAACATGGAAGAGATCAAAGCCCGCGGCGGCCCAGTGATTGCCGTCACCTGCCAGGCCGGGACGCGGGCTGCCGATCTGGCGGATGACGTGATCGTAGTGCCGACGGTCGAGGATTTCCTGCAGCCGATCATCACGAGCGTGCCGCTGCAGTTGCTCGCCTATCACGTGGCCTTGCTGCGCGGCTGTGACGTTGACAGGCCGCGAAATCTGGCGAAGAGCGTGACCGTCGAGTAA
- a CDS encoding tetratricopeptide repeat protein, giving the protein MAARRKRPTTAPIDPRPKQATPAPPPARPSFAAGWQVCWLAIPLAAVLIAYGGSYEAPLIFDDEYTITSNQQLHQYSNPIAAGLAASVGLPHSTLTNRPITAITFAFNWMSGGPNMHGYHVLNIIIHLLAVAALWDLTRLTLLAMRMKAGEIPSPRSRVSAGRWATLVALLWGVHPLLTEPVVYLTQRTTLLSGLFMLLTLDLSCRAWLMPRRRTLNSVAACVTCLCGVLSKEIAVCTPILVVLYDAAFLSPSWNVAWRRRWSLYAGLAASWLALLAFILAAPSNPTVGFAAAAQKGYTGWDYLKTQAWAIGTYVQLSFWPTPLRLVYSLEPVRELSRVVTPGLLIIAALVATGIGVALRRWWGWLGACFFLILAPTSSFMPIVTELVAERVMYLPLAVIVVFVVMAVRVLSLRAASITPALAQPAGFVVAGLGIALSAALVMATQRRVEDYQTEVSIWTDTVNKAPDNHTAHTNLGRSLFSIGDLKGAEREYLLAARDREAVDAHVNLSALYNEQGKFDEAVSHGKYAVEHNTRDRPEYHTNLSLPLAALGKFDEAERECKHAIQTAPWFGPGYNCLGITYAMQGRFSEAEPLFRKAMELDPTSPKPYFNLATSTINAGTKDGKASTEALQQAEGYLRKCLQIFPKEAEAHKRLAGVLLQQGRQQEALAEYRIAAQLNPYDGTIVQAIQALTGS; this is encoded by the coding sequence ATGGCAGCCAGGCGAAAACGACCCACGACCGCGCCGATTGATCCACGGCCCAAGCAGGCCACTCCCGCGCCGCCACCGGCCCGGCCTTCGTTCGCGGCCGGTTGGCAAGTATGTTGGCTGGCGATTCCGCTGGCTGCGGTGTTGATTGCCTATGGCGGGAGCTACGAAGCGCCGCTGATCTTCGACGACGAATACACGATCACGTCGAACCAGCAATTGCACCAGTACAGCAACCCAATAGCCGCGGGCTTGGCCGCCTCGGTCGGCTTGCCACATTCGACGCTGACAAATCGACCAATCACGGCGATTACATTTGCATTCAATTGGATGTCGGGCGGCCCGAACATGCACGGCTACCACGTGCTGAACATCATCATCCATCTGCTGGCCGTGGCGGCGCTGTGGGATCTGACGCGGCTGACGCTGTTGGCCATGCGGATGAAAGCGGGTGAAATACCCAGTCCGCGATCGCGCGTATCGGCGGGGCGCTGGGCTACGCTGGTGGCATTGCTGTGGGGTGTTCACCCGCTGTTGACTGAGCCGGTGGTCTATTTGACGCAGCGTACGACGTTGCTGTCGGGCTTGTTCATGCTGTTGACGCTCGATTTGAGCTGCCGAGCCTGGCTGATGCCGCGGCGCAGAACGCTGAACAGCGTGGCGGCATGCGTGACCTGCCTGTGCGGTGTGCTGAGCAAAGAAATCGCGGTTTGCACACCGATCTTGGTGGTGCTTTACGATGCCGCTTTTCTGTCGCCATCGTGGAACGTGGCCTGGCGGCGACGCTGGAGTCTTTACGCGGGGTTGGCCGCTTCGTGGCTGGCGTTGCTGGCTTTCATATTGGCCGCTCCGTCGAACCCGACGGTCGGTTTCGCGGCCGCCGCCCAGAAGGGCTACACCGGCTGGGACTATTTGAAGACGCAGGCCTGGGCCATTGGCACTTACGTCCAGCTTTCGTTTTGGCCGACGCCGTTGCGGCTGGTCTATAGCTTGGAGCCGGTTCGCGAATTGTCGCGAGTGGTAACCCCGGGGCTGCTGATCATTGCAGCGCTGGTGGCGACCGGTATTGGCGTGGCGCTGCGGCGGTGGTGGGGTTGGCTGGGAGCTTGCTTCTTTTTGATCCTCGCGCCGACTTCCAGTTTCATGCCGATCGTTACCGAACTGGTGGCCGAGCGCGTGATGTACCTGCCGCTGGCAGTGATCGTGGTGTTCGTCGTGATGGCGGTGCGAGTTCTCAGTCTCCGTGCGGCCTCGATAACGCCGGCGCTGGCCCAGCCGGCGGGCTTTGTCGTGGCCGGCCTCGGAATCGCGCTGAGCGCGGCTCTGGTGATGGCGACCCAGCGGCGCGTCGAGGATTATCAGACCGAAGTCTCGATCTGGACCGATACCGTGAACAAAGCGCCGGACAATCACACGGCGCACACCAACCTGGGACGCTCGCTATTCAGCATTGGCGACTTGAAAGGGGCCGAGCGCGAGTATTTGTTGGCGGCTCGTGATCGCGAAGCAGTCGACGCGCACGTCAATCTTTCAGCCTTGTACAACGAGCAAGGCAAATTCGACGAAGCCGTTAGTCACGGCAAATATGCCGTCGAACACAATACACGTGACCGGCCCGAGTATCACACGAATCTCTCCTTGCCGCTGGCGGCGCTGGGGAAATTTGACGAGGCCGAGCGAGAATGCAAACACGCCATCCAGACGGCACCCTGGTTCGGCCCCGGCTATAACTGTCTGGGCATCACCTATGCGATGCAGGGCCGATTTAGCGAAGCCGAGCCGCTGTTTCGCAAGGCGATGGAACTGGACCCCACGAGCCCCAAGCCGTATTTCAATCTGGCCACGTCCACCATCAACGCCGGCACCAAGGACGGAAAGGCGTCAACCGAAGCCTTGCAACAGGCCGAAGGGTATTTGCGCAAGTGCCTGCAAATCTTTCCTAAAGAGGCCGAGGCGCACAAGCGGCTGGCTGGCGTGCTATTGCAACAAGGCCGCCAGCAAGAGGCGCTAGCCGAGTATCGGATCGCCGCGCAGTTGAATCCCTATGACGGGACGATTGTCCAGGCGATTCAGGCATTGACCGGCAGTTGA
- a CDS encoding sugar phosphate isomerase/epimerase, with amino-acid sequence MSQPKPENPPLDRRELLAYAAWFGPAFLAAQGIATDALGDEPPKPAASPAPTGKKYPMKKSINLWAFPYPQHQTLRQAMQLAKDAGFDAVELNYALDGDLSPDASPSDIAAVGKMARQIGLEISGLCSFLYWPYSLTANDSERRARGLELAQLMIQAANALETPNLLTIAGSVYIPWLRDIEPVPNDVCARRSREAINKLIPVAEKAGVYLNLENIFSNGFLFSPGEMCEFVDSFQSDRVRVHFDTGNIMLYQFPEHWIQILGKRIQNVHLKEYSKKVNEFNLDAFRPLLDGTTNWPAVLEAFEAVGYNGYLTFEYFHPYQHWPEALIYQTSDTLDRMLGRK; translated from the coding sequence ATGTCGCAGCCCAAGCCCGAGAATCCGCCGCTCGATCGTCGCGAGCTGCTGGCCTACGCCGCCTGGTTCGGGCCGGCCTTTCTGGCCGCGCAAGGGATCGCGACCGACGCGCTGGGGGACGAGCCCCCGAAGCCCGCCGCGTCGCCAGCGCCGACCGGCAAAAAGTACCCGATGAAAAAGTCGATCAACCTGTGGGCGTTTCCCTACCCCCAGCACCAGACCTTGCGCCAGGCCATGCAACTGGCCAAGGACGCCGGCTTTGACGCGGTCGAATTGAACTACGCGCTCGATGGCGATCTGTCACCGGATGCTTCGCCCAGCGACATCGCCGCGGTGGGAAAGATGGCCCGGCAGATCGGGCTTGAAATCAGCGGGCTCTGCTCGTTCTTGTACTGGCCGTATTCGCTGACGGCCAATGATTCCGAGCGCCGCGCCCGGGGGCTGGAACTTGCCCAACTGATGATCCAGGCGGCCAATGCGCTCGAAACGCCGAATCTGCTGACGATCGCCGGCTCGGTCTATATACCCTGGCTCCGCGATATCGAACCAGTCCCGAACGATGTCTGCGCTCGGCGCTCGCGCGAGGCGATCAACAAGTTGATCCCGGTGGCCGAGAAGGCCGGCGTTTACTTGAACCTGGAAAACATCTTCTCGAACGGCTTCTTGTTCAGCCCCGGCGAGATGTGCGAGTTCGTCGACAGTTTTCAGTCGGACCGGGTTCGTGTCCACTTTGACACCGGGAACATCATGCTCTACCAGTTCCCGGAGCATTGGATCCAGATTCTCGGCAAACGGATCCAGAACGTACACTTGAAGGAGTACAGCAAGAAGGTCAACGAGTTCAATCTCGACGCCTTCCGCCCCTTGCTCGACGGCACGACCAACTGGCCCGCGGTGCTCGAGGCCTTTGAAGCGGTCGGCTACAACGGCTATCTGACGTTCGAGTACTTCCACCCGTACCAGCACTGGCCCGAAGCGCTGATCTACCAGACGTCCGACACGCTGGACCGAATGCTGGGGCGAAAATGA
- a CDS encoding DUF1549 domain-containing protein, whose protein sequence is MDSEAELIARRRERIKLLPPPPASPTVSAPTNNPIDQFLVADWAKSPAPSGAPEPALCDDATFCRRVYLDLIGVIPSLVEVNRFLADSSPEKRNKLIDALLARRGEYAAHWAPFWEDALGSQNVASQGGILTHGDYRKWILDSFEQGRSFDVMVAELLDPTMPRRKQVERPDVFGERYNVEYVRNEDHTATLQTAANVGQLFLGTSMKCASCHDHFDNAEWTQERFLGFAGLFAPYDLEKIRCDVRSGKTVPARWPFESADAVVKLPVNPAARLHQTAQQIVDPLNARFARTIVNRLWRRFLGAGLFEPVDDYRGDTVVSHPELLDWLTHDFITHDYQINHTVRLILRSRTYQLRYEPQLADTLDLGRRDVVRMFRSPGLRRLTAEQFIDSVRMATAEQLPPAERNFQDARSTGLPRALGKPASRNEIITARPDDVAVVQLLELMNGPELQALLDEAVVLHRAVRKADLPRLVDKMYRTALSRPPNADERRAGLTFLSANPNYAEGVKDLYWVLFCSPEFQYIR, encoded by the coding sequence GTGGACAGCGAAGCCGAACTGATCGCCCGGCGTCGCGAGCGAATCAAGTTGCTGCCTCCCCCGCCCGCGTCACCGACGGTGAGCGCGCCGACGAACAACCCGATCGATCAATTCCTCGTTGCCGACTGGGCCAAGTCGCCGGCGCCGAGTGGCGCACCGGAGCCGGCGCTCTGCGACGACGCCACGTTTTGCCGCCGTGTCTACCTGGACCTGATTGGCGTGATTCCATCGCTGGTCGAAGTGAACCGGTTCCTCGCCGATTCGTCGCCGGAAAAGCGTAACAAGCTGATCGACGCGCTCCTCGCCCGGCGCGGCGAGTACGCCGCCCATTGGGCCCCGTTTTGGGAAGACGCGCTGGGGAGCCAAAACGTCGCCTCGCAAGGGGGCATTCTCACGCACGGCGACTACCGCAAGTGGATTCTCGACAGCTTCGAGCAAGGCCGATCGTTCGATGTAATGGTGGCCGAACTGCTCGACCCGACCATGCCGCGCCGCAAGCAGGTCGAGCGCCCCGACGTGTTTGGCGAGCGGTACAACGTCGAATACGTCCGCAACGAAGATCACACCGCCACGCTGCAAACCGCGGCCAATGTCGGCCAGTTGTTCCTCGGCACCAGCATGAAGTGCGCCAGTTGCCACGATCACTTCGACAATGCCGAGTGGACGCAGGAGCGGTTCTTAGGCTTCGCCGGGCTGTTCGCGCCGTACGATCTCGAGAAGATTCGCTGCGACGTCCGCTCGGGTAAGACCGTGCCGGCGCGGTGGCCATTTGAATCGGCCGACGCCGTGGTGAAACTGCCCGTGAATCCCGCCGCGCGGCTTCACCAGACGGCCCAGCAGATCGTCGATCCGCTGAATGCGCGCTTTGCGCGGACAATCGTTAATCGGCTTTGGCGACGGTTCCTGGGGGCCGGTCTGTTCGAACCGGTCGATGATTACCGCGGCGATACCGTGGTCAGCCATCCCGAGTTGCTCGACTGGCTGACCCACGACTTTATCACGCATGACTACCAGATTAACCACACCGTCCGGCTGATCTTGCGGAGTCGGACGTATCAATTGCGGTACGAGCCACAACTGGCCGATACGCTCGACCTGGGCCGGCGTGACGTGGTACGAATGTTCCGCTCGCCAGGGCTGCGGCGTCTGACGGCCGAGCAGTTCATCGACAGTGTCCGCATGGCCACGGCCGAGCAGTTACCTCCGGCCGAACGCAACTTCCAGGATGCCCGCTCGACCGGCTTGCCCCGCGCGCTGGGGAAGCCCGCCTCGCGGAACGAGATCATCACCGCTCGACCGGACGACGTGGCCGTCGTTCAGTTGCTGGAACTGATGAACGGCCCCGAGTTGCAAGCCCTGCTCGACGAAGCGGTCGTCCTGCACCGGGCGGTGCGCAAGGCCGATTTACCCCGGCTGGTCGACAAGATGTATCGCACGGCGCTTTCGCGGCCGCCCAATGCCGACGAACGTCGCGCCGGGCTGACGTTCCTGTCGGCCAATCCGAACTACGCCGAGGGTGTCAAAGACCTGTATTGGGTGTTGTTCTGCTCGCCTGAGTTTCAATACATCAGATGA
- a CDS encoding DUF1501 domain-containing protein, translating into MSRSFTRREVLQAGAAALCGAVGWPGVAPAAEGLQARLPSSAESVIFIWLPGGVPQQDCWDWKAHTPFEKGMRGSQVLGTCPSIPTSVDGLRFGAGLEQLASVMQHGTLVRSLASDVKFGAVHLKAQYYMLTGHLFPAGVKVPSIGAAAARILGPRHAQVPPYIYIGRDIDTSDSEKQFITEAIGPGFYGVKHAPFMIPDPTQGLATLRAASGVTMERLDRRLEYLKAQSRMSGDTLRAAPKVEDYLRTMELARGMMDSPVKRAFDYAKEETPETIAAYEPRIEQKELLDKAYFHGRRFGHGLLLARRLVEAGARFVQVEYQYAAFRGFDTHENGARRIVEMKKQVDGPIAQLIRDLTDRGMLNRTLVVIATEFGRTVANQAKAGVEPIGFAEQQSGDDLVIEDEKMYGHHGHFSSANAMLLFGGGFQRGLVHGRTADRHPMVAVENPVALTDMHATIYRALGIPADTYYLTEGRPVHVTKDGRGKPIEALLA; encoded by the coding sequence ATGTCACGCTCGTTTACTAGACGCGAGGTTTTGCAGGCCGGGGCCGCGGCTCTGTGCGGCGCGGTCGGCTGGCCGGGCGTGGCACCGGCGGCCGAAGGGCTGCAAGCGCGCCTGCCGTCGTCGGCCGAGAGCGTGATCTTCATCTGGCTCCCCGGGGGCGTGCCGCAGCAAGATTGCTGGGACTGGAAAGCCCACACGCCATTCGAGAAAGGGATGCGCGGCAGCCAGGTGCTCGGCACCTGCCCGTCGATCCCCACCTCGGTCGACGGCTTGCGGTTCGGCGCGGGGCTCGAACAGTTGGCTTCGGTCATGCAGCACGGCACGCTGGTGCGCAGCCTGGCCAGCGATGTGAAGTTCGGCGCGGTCCACCTGAAGGCCCAGTATTACATGCTGACCGGGCACTTGTTCCCGGCCGGCGTCAAGGTGCCCAGCATCGGCGCGGCCGCGGCGCGCATCCTGGGCCCGCGTCACGCGCAGGTGCCGCCGTACATCTACATCGGTCGTGACATCGACACCAGCGACTCGGAAAAACAATTCATCACCGAGGCGATCGGCCCCGGCTTTTACGGCGTGAAGCACGCGCCGTTCATGATTCCCGATCCGACGCAAGGGCTGGCCACGTTGCGGGCCGCATCGGGTGTGACGATGGAACGGCTCGACCGCCGGCTCGAATACTTGAAGGCTCAGTCCCGGATGTCCGGCGACACGCTGCGCGCCGCCCCCAAGGTCGAAGATTACCTGCGAACGATGGAACTGGCCCGGGGCATGATGGACTCGCCGGTCAAGCGGGCGTTCGATTACGCCAAAGAAGAAACGCCCGAAACGATCGCCGCGTACGAGCCGCGCATCGAGCAGAAAGAGTTGCTCGACAAAGCCTACTTTCACGGCCGGCGCTTCGGGCATGGGCTGCTGTTGGCGCGGCGGCTGGTCGAAGCCGGTGCGCGGTTCGTGCAGGTCGAATACCAATACGCGGCATTCCGTGGCTTTGACACGCATGAGAATGGCGCGCGACGGATCGTCGAAATGAAGAAGCAAGTCGACGGCCCGATTGCGCAGTTGATTCGCGATCTGACCGATCGCGGCATGTTGAATCGGACGCTGGTGGTGATTGCCACCGAGTTTGGCCGCACGGTTGCCAATCAGGCCAAGGCCGGCGTCGAGCCGATCGGCTTCGCCGAGCAGCAGTCGGGCGACGATCTGGTGATCGAAGACGAAAAGATGTACGGCCATCACGGCCACTTCAGCAGCGCGAACGCCATGCTCTTATTCGGTGGCGGTTTCCAGCGTGGGCTGGTCCATGGCCGGACGGCCGATCGGCACCCGATGGTGGCAGTCGAGAATCCGGTCGCGCTCACCGACATGCACGCCACCATCTACCGGGCGCTGGGCATTCCGGCCGACACGTACTATCTGACCGAAGGCCGCCCGGTCCACGTCACCAAAGACGGCCGCGGCAAGCCGATCGAGGCTCTGCTCGCTTGA